A DNA window from Hevea brasiliensis isolate MT/VB/25A 57/8 chromosome 2, ASM3005281v1, whole genome shotgun sequence contains the following coding sequences:
- the LOC110661028 gene encoding phospholipase D delta isoform X1, with protein MMAEQTPATGMYLYGDLDLKIIEARRLPNMDLLSERIRRCFSPFDNCRKPFVRDNKPPHQHRIITSDPYVTVCLAGATVARTRVISNSQNPFWNEHFNIPVAHPTSHVDFYVKDNDVFGADLIGVATVPVEKIISGEKISDWFPIIGPYGKPPKPDCAVRIEIKFMQCKENPLYKYGIAASPNDFGVRNCYFPVRHGSSITLYQDAHVPDNFLPDIELENGDVFKHEKCWEDICHAILEAHHLVYIVGWSIYHKVKLVREPTKPLPSGGNLILGDLLKYKSQEGVRVLLLVWDDKTSHSKFFINTTGVMQTHDEETRKFFKHSSVNCVLSPRYASSKLSIFKQQVVGTLFTHHQKCVIVDTQASGNNRKISAFIGGLDLCDGRYDTPEHRLFRDLDTVFQDDYHNPTFSSGTKGPRQPWHDWHCKIEGPAAYDILTNFEQRWRKASKWSEFGRRFKRVTHWHDDALIKLERISWILSPGPSIPDDDPKLWVSNEDDPENWHVQVFRSIDSGSLKGFPKDVYQAEAQNLVCAKNLVIDKSIQTAYIQAIRSAQHFIYIENQYFIGSSYAWPSYKEAGADNLIPMELALKIASKIRAKERFAVYVVVPMWPEGVPTSVSVQEILFWQGQTMQVMYEVIAKELKAMNLENVHPQEYLNFYCLGNREEPSKELLDLSDKARNSGEVVLTCQEHRRFMIYVHAKGMIVDDEYVILGSANINQRSMAGSRDTEIAMGAYQPSHTWGNKRRHPRGQVYGYRMSLWAEHLGLVDRLFEEPETLDCVNTVNKIAEDNWRRFTEKEFSPLQGHLLKYPLKVDVNGKVSPLPGQENFPDVGGKVLGARSTLPDALTT; from the exons ATGATGGCGGAACAGACTCCGGCTACTGGAATGTATCTTTATGGCGACCTTGACTTGAAGATCATTGAAGCTCGGCGGTTGCCCAACATGGATTTGTTGTCGGAGCGTATTCGCCGGTGTTTTAGTCCCTTTGACAATTGCCGGAAGCCTTTCGTTAGAGATAACAAGCCCCCACACCAGCATAGAATTATTACCAGTGACCCTTACGTTACGGTTTGCCTTGCGGGAGCCACGGTGGCTCGTACGCGCGTCATTTCCAACTCTCAAAATCCTTTCTGGAACGAGCATTTCAACATTCCTGTCGCTCACCCGACCAGCCACGTGGACTTTTACGTCAAAGACAACGACGTATTTGGCGCCGATTTGATTGGTGTTGCAACCGTTCCGGTTGAGAAGATCATTTCGGGTGAAAAAATCAGTGATTGGTTTCCGATAATCGGTCCTTACGGGAAACCGCCGAAGCCAGATTGTGCAGTTCGTATTGAAATAAAATTCATGCAATGCAAAGAGAATCCGTTGTACAAATACGGCATCGCCGCGAGTCCGAATGATTTCGGCGTTCGAAACTGCTATTTCCCGGTCCGGCACGGCAGCTCCATTACCCTTTATCAAGACGCGCATGTCCCGGACAATTTTTTGCCGGACATTGAATTGGAGAACGGTGACGTATTTAAGCACGAGAAATGCTGGGAGGATATTTGTCACGCGATACTAGAGGCGCATCATTTGGTGTATATTGTTGGTTGGTCGATTTATCATAAGGTGAAATTAGTGAGGGAGCCCACAAAGCCGTTGCCTAGCGGTGGGAATTTGATTCTGGGGGATTTGCTGAAGTACAAATCGCAAGAAGGTGTTAGAGTTCTGTTGCTGGTTTGGGACGATAAGACTTCTCATAGCAAATTTTTCATTAATACG ACAGGAGTGATGCAAACGCATGATGAAGAAACTCGCAAGTTTTTCAAGCATTCTTCTGTTAATTGCGTGTTATCGCCCCGTTATGCCAGCAGTAAGCTTAGCATTTTCAAACAACAG GTTGTTGGGACCCTTTTTACACATCATCAGAAATGTGTGATTGTGGATACACAAGCATCTGGAAATAATCGGAAGATAAGTGCTTTTATAGGAGGTCTTGATCTTTGTGATGGCCGCTATGATACACCTGAACATCGGTTGTTTCGGGATCTTGACACTGTATTTCAGGATGATTATCACAATCCAACATTTTCA TCAGGAACCAAGGGTCCTCGGCAACCGTGGCATGATTGGCATTGCAAAATTGAAGGACCTGCTGCATATGATATTCTTACAAACTTTGAGCAGCGTTGGAGAAAAGCCTCaaaatggtcagaatttggacgGCGTTTTAAAAGGGTAACTCATTGGCATGATGATGCTTTAATAAAGTTGGAACGAATCTCATGGATACTTAGTCCTGGCCCATCAATTCCTGATGATGATCCTAAATTATGGGTGTCCAATGAAGATGATCCTGAAAACTGGCATGTTCAG GTTTTCCGGTCTATAGATTCAGGATCTCTGAAAGGGTTTCCCAAAGACGTTTATCAAGCTGAGGCTCAG AACCTTGTATGTGCTAAGAATCTGGTGATTGATAAGAGCATTCAAACAGCATACATTCAGGCAATCAGATCTGCCCAACACTTCATATATATTGAGAATCAGTATTTCATTGGATCATCTTATGCATGGCCATCTTACAAAGAAGCAG GGGCTGATAATCTAATTCCTATGGAGTTGGCATTGAAGATTGCTAGTAAAATCAGAGCAAAGGAGAGGTTTGCTGTCTATGTCGTCGTACCAATGTGGCCTGAGGGTGTTCCCACTTCTGTCTCTGTGCAAGAAATTCTCTTTTGGCAG GGACAGACAATGCAAGTGATGTATGAAGTCATAGCAAAAGAATTGAAAGCCATGAATCTTGAGAATGTACATCCACAAGAATACCTGAATTTTTATTGTCTCGGTAATAGGGAAGAACCATCCAAAGAATTGTTGGATTTAAGTGATAAGGCTCGCAATTCTGGAGAAGTG GTTTTAACCTGTCAAGAGCATCGACGTTTTATGATTTATGTACATGCCAAGGGAATGATAGTAGATGATGAGTATGTTATATTGGGCTCTGCTAATATTAATCAACGGTCTATGGCTGGTTCAAGAGATACTGAGATAGCAATGGGAGCATACCAGCCGAGTCACACTTGGGGAAATAAGAGGAGACATCCACGAGGCCAG GTATATGGATACAGAATGTCACTCTGGGCAGAGCACTTGGGATTGGTTGATAGATTGTTTGAAGAGCCTGAAACTTTGGATTGTGTGAATACTGTGAACAAAATTGCTGAAGATAACTGGAGGAGGTTCACAGAGAAGGAATTTTCGCCATTGCAGGGGCACCTCCTTAAATACCCTCTGAAGGTAGATGTCAATGGCAAAGTAAGCCCCTTGCCTGGACAAGAGAATTTCCCAGATGTTGGTGGAAAGGTGCTTGGAGCTCGTTCTACCCTTCCTGATGCATTAACTACATAG
- the LOC110661028 gene encoding phospholipase D delta isoform X2, whose amino-acid sequence MMAEQTPATGMYLYGDLDLKIIEARRLPNMDLLSERIRRCFSPFDNCRKPFVRDNKPPHQHRIITSDPYVTVCLAGATVARTRVISNSQNPFWNEHFNIPVAHPTSHVDFYVKDNDVFGADLIGVATVPVEKIISGEKISDWFPIIGPYGKPPKPDCAVRIEIKFMQCKENPLYKYGIAASPNDFGVRNCYFPVRHGSSITLYQDAHVPDNFLPDIELENGDVFKHEKCWEDICHAILEAHHLVYIVGWSIYHKVKLVREPTKPLPSGGNLILGDLLKYKSQEGVRVLLLVWDDKTSHSKFFINTTGVMQTHDEETRKFFKHSSVNCVLSPRYASSKLSIFKQQVVGTLFTHHQKCVIVDTQASGNNRKISAFIGGLDLCDGRYDTPEHRLFRDLDTVFQDDYHNPTFSSGTKGPRQPWHDWHCKIEGPAAYDILTNFEQRWRKASKWSEFGRRFKRVTHWHDDALIKLERISWILSPGPSIPDDDPKLWVSNEDDPENWHVQVFRSIDSGSLKGFPKDVYQAEAQNLVCAKNLVIDKSIQTAYIQAIRSAQHFIYIENQYFIGSSYAWPSYKEAGADNLIPMELALKIASKIRAKERFAVYVVVPMWPEGVPTSVSVQEILFWQGQTMQVMYEVIAKELKAMNLENVHPQEYLNFYCLGNREEPSKELLDLSDKARNSGEVFFYNQFSGFNLSRASTFYDLCTCQGNDSR is encoded by the exons ATGATGGCGGAACAGACTCCGGCTACTGGAATGTATCTTTATGGCGACCTTGACTTGAAGATCATTGAAGCTCGGCGGTTGCCCAACATGGATTTGTTGTCGGAGCGTATTCGCCGGTGTTTTAGTCCCTTTGACAATTGCCGGAAGCCTTTCGTTAGAGATAACAAGCCCCCACACCAGCATAGAATTATTACCAGTGACCCTTACGTTACGGTTTGCCTTGCGGGAGCCACGGTGGCTCGTACGCGCGTCATTTCCAACTCTCAAAATCCTTTCTGGAACGAGCATTTCAACATTCCTGTCGCTCACCCGACCAGCCACGTGGACTTTTACGTCAAAGACAACGACGTATTTGGCGCCGATTTGATTGGTGTTGCAACCGTTCCGGTTGAGAAGATCATTTCGGGTGAAAAAATCAGTGATTGGTTTCCGATAATCGGTCCTTACGGGAAACCGCCGAAGCCAGATTGTGCAGTTCGTATTGAAATAAAATTCATGCAATGCAAAGAGAATCCGTTGTACAAATACGGCATCGCCGCGAGTCCGAATGATTTCGGCGTTCGAAACTGCTATTTCCCGGTCCGGCACGGCAGCTCCATTACCCTTTATCAAGACGCGCATGTCCCGGACAATTTTTTGCCGGACATTGAATTGGAGAACGGTGACGTATTTAAGCACGAGAAATGCTGGGAGGATATTTGTCACGCGATACTAGAGGCGCATCATTTGGTGTATATTGTTGGTTGGTCGATTTATCATAAGGTGAAATTAGTGAGGGAGCCCACAAAGCCGTTGCCTAGCGGTGGGAATTTGATTCTGGGGGATTTGCTGAAGTACAAATCGCAAGAAGGTGTTAGAGTTCTGTTGCTGGTTTGGGACGATAAGACTTCTCATAGCAAATTTTTCATTAATACG ACAGGAGTGATGCAAACGCATGATGAAGAAACTCGCAAGTTTTTCAAGCATTCTTCTGTTAATTGCGTGTTATCGCCCCGTTATGCCAGCAGTAAGCTTAGCATTTTCAAACAACAG GTTGTTGGGACCCTTTTTACACATCATCAGAAATGTGTGATTGTGGATACACAAGCATCTGGAAATAATCGGAAGATAAGTGCTTTTATAGGAGGTCTTGATCTTTGTGATGGCCGCTATGATACACCTGAACATCGGTTGTTTCGGGATCTTGACACTGTATTTCAGGATGATTATCACAATCCAACATTTTCA TCAGGAACCAAGGGTCCTCGGCAACCGTGGCATGATTGGCATTGCAAAATTGAAGGACCTGCTGCATATGATATTCTTACAAACTTTGAGCAGCGTTGGAGAAAAGCCTCaaaatggtcagaatttggacgGCGTTTTAAAAGGGTAACTCATTGGCATGATGATGCTTTAATAAAGTTGGAACGAATCTCATGGATACTTAGTCCTGGCCCATCAATTCCTGATGATGATCCTAAATTATGGGTGTCCAATGAAGATGATCCTGAAAACTGGCATGTTCAG GTTTTCCGGTCTATAGATTCAGGATCTCTGAAAGGGTTTCCCAAAGACGTTTATCAAGCTGAGGCTCAG AACCTTGTATGTGCTAAGAATCTGGTGATTGATAAGAGCATTCAAACAGCATACATTCAGGCAATCAGATCTGCCCAACACTTCATATATATTGAGAATCAGTATTTCATTGGATCATCTTATGCATGGCCATCTTACAAAGAAGCAG GGGCTGATAATCTAATTCCTATGGAGTTGGCATTGAAGATTGCTAGTAAAATCAGAGCAAAGGAGAGGTTTGCTGTCTATGTCGTCGTACCAATGTGGCCTGAGGGTGTTCCCACTTCTGTCTCTGTGCAAGAAATTCTCTTTTGGCAG GGACAGACAATGCAAGTGATGTATGAAGTCATAGCAAAAGAATTGAAAGCCATGAATCTTGAGAATGTACATCCACAAGAATACCTGAATTTTTATTGTCTCGGTAATAGGGAAGAACCATCCAAAGAATTGTTGGATTTAAGTGATAAGGCTCGCAATTCTGGAGAAGTG TTTTTCTATAACCAATTTTCAGGTTTTAACCTGTCAAGAGCATCGACGTTTTATGATTTATGTACATGCCAAGGGAATGATAGTAGATGA
- the LOC110661030 gene encoding plastocyanin yields the protein MAAVASAAVAIPSFTGLKAASATTAKVNASPKVTASLVPRLAIKASMKDVGVAVVATAASAILASNAMAIEVLLGGDDGSLAFVPSNFSVAAGEKIVFKNNQGFPHNVVFEEDEIPSGVDASKISMSEEDLLNAPGETYAVTLSEKGTYTFYCSPHQGAGMVGKVTVN from the coding sequence ATGGCCGCTGTCGCCTCTGCAGCTGTTGCTATCCCATCTTTCACTGGTCTTAAGGCAGCCAGTGCTACCACAGCCAAAGTTAATGCCAGTCCCAAGGTTACGGCTTCTCTAGTCCCAAGGCTCGCTATCAAGGCTTCAATGAAGGACGTGGGTGTTGCAGTTGTGGCCACTGCAGCAAGTGCAATTCTCGCCAGCAATGCCATGGCCATTGAGGTATTGCTAGGAGGTGATGATGGGTCACTGGCCTTTGTTCCCAGCAACTTCTCTGTGGCTGCCGGAGAAAAGATTGTGTTCAAGAACAACCAAGGCTTCCCACACAACGTTGTGTTCGAGGAGGATGAAATTCCAAGTGGGGTTGATGCTTCCAAAATCTCCATGTCTGAAGAAGATCTCCTGAATGCTCCAGGAGAGACTTATGCTGTTACCTTGTCTGAGAAAGGCACTTACACTTTCTACTGTTCCCCTCACCAGGGAGCTGGCATGGTGGGAAAGGTGACAGTTAACTAA